In one Xyrauchen texanus isolate HMW12.3.18 chromosome 18, RBS_HiC_50CHRs, whole genome shotgun sequence genomic region, the following are encoded:
- the LOC127658772 gene encoding actin-fragmin kinase-like, translating to MSQGSGACLWIPVSQYCPAPCDRFKHASCAHRGHVYLLGGREKCSLRDFWKYNVVCNEWVKLPCSNSEEAPEELEGHTMVAYQGFIYVFGGMQDSAYSARKMPLWVFDTVKEHWINWETGNETVQEVTPANRKGHSAVTFGSSMYVFGGYIDIRGSTKEFWKYDFDSRVWSLISNVQGGPGPRHGHSAMTHQDCMYLYGGLQGLREQKDLWRWSSASQNWSCIKFHSGPSKLVGHSAVPYKDSMLIFGGGETQGTPQNSLWSFNLKTNIWKKLPLLHESTSPCRIYHCSIGLGLSFQPTAPNSILCKEIPNSHNITNKLRPFKNKCLPSHSTLQDNCIELQTLRADDRMFLPDISFALKEAKPKGSCLTFEDQEAVSEKWKSGDMAEETDDTMFLHMPDLLLVLGGKPLQGQHVISVWHMTVA from the exons ATGAGCCAGGGGAGTGGTGCTTGTTTGTGGATTCCAGTGTCTCAGTACTGCCCTGCACCATGTGATCGATTCAAGCATGCTTCTTGTGCCCACAGAGGACATGTGTACTTACTAGGTGGCAGAGAAAAATGCTCACTGAGAGATTTCTGGAAATATAATGTGG tgtgtaaTGAGTGGGTCAAGCTTCCATGTAGTAATAGTGAAGAGGCACCTGAAGAACTGGAGGGACATACCATGGTAGCATATCAG GGATTTATCTATGTCTTTGGAGGAATGCAAGATTCTGCATATTCTGCCCGAAAAATGCCTCTTTGGGTGTTTGATACAG ttaAAGAGCACTGGATTAACTGGGAAACAGGGAATGAAACTGTACAG GAAGTGACACCAGCAAACAGAAAGGGGCACAGTGCAGTCACCTTTGGGTCATCTATGTATGTCTTTGGTGGATACATTGATATAAGAGGATCAACAAAGGAATTCTGGAAATATGATTTTG ATTCCAGGGTGTGGTCGCTAATAAGCAATGTTCAAGGTGGTCCTGGTCCCAGACATGGTCACTCAGCAATGACACACCAGGATTGCATGTACCTCTATGGTGGCCTGCAAGGCTTGAGAGAACAGAAGGACCTGTGGAGATGGAGTTCTGCTAGTCAAAACTGGAGCTGCATAAAGTTCCA TTCAGGTCCATCAAAGTTGGTTGGCCACTCTGCTGTGCCATATAAAGATAGCATGCTCATCTTTGGTGGAGGAGAAACCCAGGGTACCCCTCAGAACAGCTTATGGAGTTTCAACCTGAAAACAAATATCTGGAAGAAGCTGCCATTGTTGCATGAATCCACCTCCCCATGCCGGATCTATCACTGCAGCATTGGCCTAGGCCTCAGTTTCCAGCCCACAGCACCAAACAGCATCCTCTGCAAGGAAATACCCAACTCTCACAACATCACTAACAAGCTGAGACCCTTTAAGAACAAGTGCTTACCGTCCCACTCCACGTTACAAGACAACTGTATTGAGCTCCAGACTCTCCGAGCGGATGATAGGATGTTTTTACCAGATATTAGTTTTGCACTAAAAGAAGCAAAGCCTAAAGGGAGCTGTCTAACCTTTGAGGACCAGGAAGCTGTTAGTGAGAAGTGGAAAAGTGGTGACATGGCAGAGGAAACCGACGACACCATGTTTCTCCATATGCCTGACTTGCTTTTAGTCCTGGGGGGTAAACCTTTACAAGGACAGCATGTTATTTCAGTGTGGCATATGACAGTGGCATGA
- the LOC127658773 gene encoding inhibin beta B chain-like codes for MDTLFMKMSIYICTVIYLMACILSVQCAVGAEPVSQCVSCGLGHPDESARMDTDLLEAVKRHILNRLQMRERPNITHPIPKAAMVTALRKLHAGKVSEDGRVEIPNLDGHAYNDMQEETSEIISFAESDDVTPSKSSLYFLISNEGNQNLYVLRANLWLYFKLLPGAQEKGLRRKVMVRVHYFEPGGQSVHWPILEKRVELKRSGWHTFPLSEAVREMLGKGGRRQDLDIHCEGCEAANILPILVDPSDPSHRPFLVVRAQQADGKHRIRKRGLECDGSNGGLCCRQQFYIDFRLIGWNDWIIAPAGYYGNYCEGSCPAYMAGVPGSASSFHTAVVNQYRMRGMSPGSVNSCCIPTKLSTMSMLYFDDEYNIVKRDVPNMIVEECGCA; via the exons ATGGACACGCTATTTATGAAAATGAGCATTTACATCTGCACTGTAATCTATTTAATGGCTTGCATACTCTCAGTTCAGTGTGCTGTGGGAGCTGAGCCGGTGTCTCAGTGCGTCTCGTGTGGACTCGGGCATCCGGATGAGTCGGCACGAATGGACACAGACTTACTGGAAGCGGTCAAAAGGCACATATTAAACCGACTGCAGATGAGAGAGAGACCGAATATCACTCATCCCATTCCCAAAGCTGCCATGGTTACGGCACTACGCAAACTTCACGCTGGCAAAGTGAGTGAGGACGGGAGGGTTGAAATTCCCAACTTAGATGGACATGCCTATAACGACATGCAAGAAGAAACGTCGGAAATAATCAGTTTCGCCGAGTCAG ATGATGTGACTCCATCGAAGTCCAGCCTCTACTTTCTGATCTCCAACGAGGGGAATCAGAACCTCTACGTGTTGCGGGCAAACTTGTGGCTCTACTTCAAGCTGTTGCCAGGTGCTCAGGAGAAAGGACTGCGGCGGAAAGTTATGGTGAGAGTGCACTACTTTGAGCCTGGTGGGCAGAGTGTGCACTGGCCCATTCTGGAAAAACGTGTGGAGTTGAAACGCAGTGGCTGGCACACCTTTCCGCTGTCCGAGGCAGTAAGGGAAATGTTGGGGAAAGGGGGTCGGCGACAGGACCTGGACATCCACTGTGAGGGCTGTGAGGCCGCCAACATCCTGCCCATCCTGGTGGACCCGAGCGACCCCTCACACCGACCCTTCCTAGTGGTCCGTGCCCAGCAGGCAGATGGTAAGCACCGTATTCGTAAGCGAGGCTTGGAGTGTGACGGCAGCAATGGCGGTTTGTGCTGCAGACAGCAGTTTTACATAGACTTCCGACTCATTGGCTGGAACGACTGGATCATCGCACCGGCGGGATACTATGGGAACTACTGTGAGGGTAGCTGCCCAGCTTATATGGCAGGTGTTCCGGGCTCTGCCTCCTCATTTCACACCGCAGTGGTGAACCAGTACCGCATGAGAGGCATGAGTCCTGGATCTGTCAACTCCTGTTGCATACCCACCAAACTCAGCACCATGTCCATGCTCTACTTTGACGATGAGTACAACATTGTCAAACGTGATGTGCCTAACATGATTGTGGAGGAGTGTGGCTGTGCCTGA